GCGTGTGCCGCGTGAGTCGCATGAGTATCGTGCATCGTCGCTCCCCTCTCCGGCCTCGACCCCGGCCGCACAAGGTCAGTTGGTCAGGTAGAACAGCGGCAACAGGAAGATCCAGACCAGGTCCACCAGGTGCCAGTACAGCCCCGTGTACTCGAGCGCGCCGTAGCGGTCGCCGGAGATCTTGCCGGCACGCATGCGCGCCGCGATGGTCGCCATGACGGCCATGCCCACCAGCACGTGGATGCCGTGCAGGCCGGTCATCATGAAGTACAGGTTGAAGAACAGCCCCTCGCCCGGGGGCATGGCGTGCAGGTGCTCGCCGCCCGGCCAGATGCCGTGGTGGTGCTTGGCGCTCCACTCGAAGAACTTGATGACCAGGAAGCAGCAGGCCAGCCCGAAGGTGACCCACAGCCAGCGCAGGCTCTCGGCCAGGCGGTGGCGCTGCAGGGCGCCGACCGACAGTACCATCGTCAGGCTGCTGGTCAGCAGAACAAATGTATTGGTCACGCCCATGAACTTGTTCAGTTCACCGGCCGCCGCATGGAACTCGTGGCCGAAGCGGTGCCGGTACACGGCGTAGACGATGAACAGCCCGCCGAACAGCAGCACTTCCGTGAACAGGAAGAGCCACATACCGGTCTTGCTGCCCTCGTCGTCACGATGCTCGTGGTGGCCGGCCTCGGCGGCCACCGCAGGGGAAACGGCGCTCACGAACGCACCTCCCGGGCCGCCGCGGCGCGCACGGCGGTGTGGTCGTAGGGTCCGGTGGTCACCACCGGCGGGGTGGCGAAGTTCAGCTGCGGCGGCGGCGATGTCGTCTGCCACTCCAGGGTGGTGCCGCCCCAGGGATTGTCCGGGGCCTTTTCACCGTGCTTGATGGCACGGATCAGGTTGTAGAACATGAGAATCAGGCCGGAGACGAGGATCCACGACCCGACGGTCGAGATGAAGTGCGGCGTATGGAACTGCGGCAGGTAGTCCGCGTAGCGGCGCGGCATGCCCATGATGCCCAGCACCAGCATCGGGAAGTACAGCGTGTTGAAGCCGACCATGATCAGGCCCCACGCCCACAGCGCGCGCTTCCGGTTGTACGAGCGGCCCCACACCTTCGGCCACCAGTAGTGGAGCGCGGCAAAGAAGCCGATGCCGGCACCGCCGAACATCGTGTAGTGGAAGTGACCGACGATGAACGCCGTGTCGTGCACATGGATGTCGGTGGCCAGCGCGCCGTTCACCAGGCCCGTGAGGCCGCCGATCGAGAACAGGAAGATGAAGCCCAGCGCGTACAGCAGGGGCACGTCGATCCGGATGGAGCCCTTGTAGAGCGTGGCCATCCAGTTGAACACCTTGATGCCGGTCGGGATCGCCACCAGGAACGTGAGCAGGCTGAAGACCCAGCGCGCCGTGTCCGAGATGCCGGTGGTGAACATGTGGTGCGCCCACACCACGTAGCCGACGATGGCGATGGCCATCGACGACAGCGCGATCGCCTTGTAGCCGAAGATCGTGCGCCCCGAGAAGGTGGGCAGGATCTCCGAGATCACGCCCATGGCCGGCAGCACCATCACGTAGACGACCGGGTGCGAGTAGATCCAGAACAGGTGCTGGTAGAGGATCGGGTCGCCGCCCCGCGCCGGGTCGAAGAAGCCGATGCCCAGCGCCCGCTCCATGACCACGAGCAGCAGCGTGATGCCGATCACCGGCGTGGCGATGACCTGGATCCAGGCCGTGGCGTAGAGGCCCCAGCAGAACAGCGGCATCCGGAAGAACGACATGCCCGGCGCCCGCAGGCGGTGGATCGTGGTGATGAAGTTCATGCCGGTGAGGATGGAACTGAAGCCGAGCACGAAGGCCGCCAGCACCGCCAGCGAGACGTTGGTGCCCGACCGCAGCGCATAGGGCGCGTAGAACGTCCAGCCCGTGTCCGGCACGCCGCCGCCCACGAACAGGGAAATCACCGCCATCAGCGCCCCGGCCATGTAGATGTACCAGCTGGCCAGGTTCAGTTTCGGAAACGACACGTCGTCGGCGCCCAGCTGCAGCGGCAGGATGAAGTTCCCCATCACCGCCGGGATGCCCGGCACGATGAAGAGGAAGACCATGATCACGCCGTGCAGGGTGAACAGCGAGTTGTAGATGCGCGGCGTCACGAACTGCATGCCGGGGTTCATCAGCTCGAGGCGGATGAGCAGGCCCAGCGCTACCGCCACGGCGAAGAACGAGAACATCGCCACCATGTACATGATGCCGATCCGCTTGTGATCGGTGGTGGTGAGCCAGGCCATGAGGCCCTTCCGGCTGCCGTAGTCCTCGAGGTAGCTGCCGGTGTAGGCCGGCCCCGTGTTGGTTCCGGACATCGAATCAACCCTCCCTGCGCCGCTTGCGGCGGGTGGTGAAGTACAGGAACGTCACGAACACGGCCAGCGACGACAGCATCACGAAGGCCGTCACGCGCACGATGTTGAACACGTACGTGCGGCCTTCCGGGTCGTAGCTGAAACACATCTTCATCAGGCGCGCGGTCGTCGGCATGACCGTGCCGCGCGAGGCCTCGTACACGCCCATCTGGAAATCGAACGGCAGGAACTCCGTCCCCAGCAGGTAGCGTGTGATCTTCCGGTCCGGCGCCACGATCACCAGGCCGCCGGCATGCGTGTACTCCGACCCGGCGCGCATGTAGCGGAAGCCCACGGCGCCGGCCAGCCGGTCGATGCTCGCCTGTTCGGCGGTCATGAACCGCCAGGTCTCCTCAGGCAGCGGCCGCCCGACCAGCTTCAGGTAGTTGGCGCGCTTCATCCGCGCCATCTCGGACGTGTCGTTCGGCTCGAAACTGACCGCGAGCAGCTGGAACGGCTGCTTCGTCGGGTCGAGCCGGCTCTTGCCGAGGATGTCGGCCACCTCGTTCAACAGCGGCGTGCAGATGCCCGGACACTCGAAATAGACCATCATCAGGATGGTCGGCTTGTCGATCACGTCGGCCAGGGCCACGGTCTGGCCCTGTTCGTCGCGAAGCATGATGTCACCGGGGATGTACTCGCCCAGGTGCTCCTGGTACTCGACCGCTTCCTCGTTCAGCTGTGCCCGCGCCGGCACAGCGGCGAACGGCACTGCGGCCAGCAGGGCCAGCGCGAACGCCACCGACCTGCCGTGCCGCTTCGAAAAGAACCTGCGCTCCATCATCGACCCCCTGTCCCCACCCGCGCGCTCGCAGTCTCGAGGCCGCGTCACGGGCGTCCGCTCGGTGTCGGCGTCCGCCCTCTCGCGTCCGCTCGGCGGCGCCTGCCGCGGCCCCTGCCGCGCCGCGGCGCCGATCTCGATACTGCGAAATTGAAAATCAATATTGCGAAAATAATACTAACATCGTCGGAGATGCGACCGCAACCTTCAAAATCGTGCCGGTGGCCGGCCGGCACCGGCCGACGTGATTGGGGTTTGCGGCCGCGCCCGGCGGGCGTATCCTGTCGACGAGCGCAACGTCCACGCGGGCAAGCGACTGGTCCGGCCGCAAGGCCCCTGACCCAACCGACAGGATGGCTTTCGTGCCGCCAGCCGACCGGCCGGTGCTCCGTCTCCGGCGTGACGCCCACCTGTTCTCGAGCCGGCCGGAACTGGCCGAGCGCCTGGCCCGCGACCGGCGGGCGCTGCCACTGGCCCCCGATGAACTGCTGCACGCGGCCACCCCGGCCGGCTACCTGGTCCGGCGCGGCCGCCTGCGGGTGACCGAGCTGCTGCCGGACGGGCGCGAGATCACACGCGCCGTCCTGCAGGCCGGGGCCGGCCTGGAAACCGCCAGCGGGGGCGCAACCGACCCCCGCGACGACACTTACCTGCTGGCGGACGTCATCCTGACGGCCCTCGGCGAAGCCGAGCTGTGGCAGGTGCCGGCCGGCAGTTTCGACCCTGCCAGGGAGCGACCATGAGCCAGGAATCCCCGATCACCGCCGCCGCCGACACCAGCGCCCCGAAGGTGGTCCTCTGCATCCTGGACGGGGTGGGTTACCGCAGCGGTCCCGGCAGTGAGGTCGGCAACGCGGTCATCGGCGCCCATCCGCGGTTCTACGAGTCGCTGCTGCGCGACTACCCCTTCACCACCCTGAGCGCCTGCGGCCTGGACGTGGGCCTGCCCGAAGGGCAGATGGGCAACAGCGAGGTCGGGCACCTGACCATCGGCGCCGGCCGCGTCATCAACCAGGAACTGGTACGCATCTCGCGCAGCCTGGAAGAGGGCGATTTCGCCGTGCGGCCGGCCTGGACCGGGTTCGCCGACGCCTGCCTGGCCGAGGGCGGCCGCCTGCACCTGCTGGGCCTGGTCTCGCCGGGCGGCGTGCACTCGCACACCGAACACCTGTACGGCATCGTCGCCGAGGCGAAGAAGCGCGGCTTCCGCGACATCTTCATCCACGCCTTCCTGGACGGGCGCGACACCGACCCGCAGAGCGGGCGCGGCTACGTGGCCGAACTGCAGCAGCAGCTCGACCGCATCGGCGCCGGCCGCATCGCCACGGTCTGCGGCCGCTACTGGGCCATGGACCGCGACAAGCGCTGGGACCGCGTGCAGCGGGGCTGGAACCTGGTCGTCGACGGCACGCTCGACGCCAAGGGCCACCGCACCACGGACGCGGTGGCGGCCATCGCCGCGTCGTATGCCGCCGGCGTCACCGACGAGTTCATGGAGCCGACCGTGGTCACCGACGCGACGGGCGCCCCGCTGGCGACGGTGCGCGACGGCGACGGCATCTTCTTCTGGAACTTCCGCGCCGACCGCGCCCGCGAGCTGACCTGGGCCTTCAAGCAGCCGGGATTCGACGGTTTCCCGATCACCCGGCGCCCCCGCGTGCACTACCTGACGATGACGCCGTACGACGAGAAGCTGGACCTGCCTTCGATCTACGCGCCCGAGCCGATCCGGCTGGGACTGCCCGAGATCCTCGCGCAGGCGGGCCTGCGCAACCTGCGCACGGCCGAGACGGAGAAGTACGCCCACGTGACCTACTTCTTCAACGGCGGGCGCGAAGAGCCCTGGCCCGGCGAGGTGCGCCGCCTGGTGCCCTCGCCCAAGGTGGCGACGTACGACCTGCAGCCGGAGATGAGCGCGCCGGAGGTGGCGGCCGTCCTGAAGGAGGCCTGCCTGGGCAGCGAGTTCGACGTCATCGTGGTCAACTTCGCCAGCGGCGACATGGTCGGGCACACGGGCATTTACGAGGCCGCCGTCCGCGCCATCGCCACGCTCGACCGCCTGCTCGGCGACGTGATGCCGCCGAGCCTGGCCCGCGGCACCACCTGGCTGGTGACCGCCGACCACGGCAACTGCGACGAGATGCTCGGGCCCGACGGCGAGGTCATGACCCAGCACTCGCTGAACCGGGTGCCGTTCATCCTGGCCGGACGATCGTTTGCCGGTAAACAGGGGATCCTGCGGACCGACGAAAAGGCCGGGCTGGCGGACATCGCCCCGACCATCCTCCAGTTGCTCGGCCTGCCGCAACCCGAAGTCATGACTGGGCGTTCCCTATTGATCACGGCGTCGTGATTTGCCTTTTTGACAGATTATTAGCAGAACTTTTTTCCCATTCCGGCGGCTTTATGATATGCTTTGCATCCCTGTCAGGGTTCGCCCGCCCCGCAATTCCGCGGGGACGATCCCTGGTCAAGGGCGGCTGGACGGTGCGGGTTCGCCACGGTCCGGGGGAAGGCGTTTCCCCGACCGGGTCCCGATCGTTCCCCTGCGTGGAAGTTCTTCCTTTCCACTTCTGGTCCAAGCACTTGGCATTCGCATCGGCAACGACAGACAGAGACGTTCACCTTCTATGCGCGAAGGAGGCCGGAAGGATGAAAAAGCATCTTTTTGGCGCGGTTATCCTGGTGAGTCTGGTTCTTGGCGGTTTCGCCTCGGCCCAGACCATTGATCAGATCCAGCAGTACAACCCGACGACGGGCGCCATCGCCAGCCCGTACACCGGCCAGGTCGTGACCGTGTCGGGCATCGTGGTTGAGCGGTTCAACTACAGCACCGGCTCCGGCTACATCTGGAGCGCCGGCGACGGCGGCATCGCGCTCTTCGGCAGCGGCGGCGACGCCGTGGCGTTCGGCGACCTCGTGTCGGTCACCGGCACCGTTTCCGCGTTCAGCGGCGAAATCCAGCTGGCCACCCCGACGTTCTCGCTGCTCAGCAGCGGCAATACGCCGGTGCCCGTGGACATGACGATCACGCAGATCCTCTCGGACTACGAGAACGTCGGCACCTACGGCCGTTCGATCGGCGTCGTGACGTCGAAGAACACGGCCGCGTTCAACAAGTTCTTCTTCATGACCGACGGCACGGACACGATCCAGGTGTTCGTCGACGGCACGACCGGCATCGACATCGGCGCCGTCGACATCGGCGACACCTACCAGATCACCGCTCCGATCGTGAAGTTCAACGCCGAGATCGAGCTGAAGCCCACGCAGCAGGCGCACCTGGTGGAGAATCCGCTGGGCGACACCGTGCCGGTCATCAGCGAGCTGAACACCTCGAACTGGGCGCCCCTGGCGGCTACCCCGGTGACGGTGTCGGCGAAGATCGTCGACAACATCGCCGTTGCTTCGGCCTCCCTGTTCTACCGCAACAGCGACGGCACCACGCCGGGCGCGTGGCAGAGCGTGGCCATGAGCAACACCGGTGGCGACATCTGGGCGGGCACCATCCCGGCTCCGCACACGCAGAGCCAGGTGGACTTCTACCTGCAGGCCTTCGACACGGCAGCGCAGACCTCGCTGCTGCCCGGCACGGCCCCCACGGGCTTCTTCAGCGTGGCGGTCGGCTTCACGTCGATCTACGCGATGCAGACGGTGCCGGCGGATGCTGCGGTGCAGGACAACAACTTCGTGAACAAGCCGCTCAACATCAAGGGTGTGGTCACCGCGGCGGGCCTGTCCCAGGTCGGCGCGGCGAGCAAGCTCGTGGTGCAGGAACTGGCCAAGAACCCGGCCACGAACAGC
This genomic window from bacterium contains:
- a CDS encoding cytochrome c oxidase subunit 3 family protein, which encodes MAAEAGHHEHRDDEGSKTGMWLFLFTEVLLFGGLFIVYAVYRHRFGHEFHAAAGELNKFMGVTNTFVLLTSSLTMVLSVGALQRHRLAESLRWLWVTFGLACCFLVIKFFEWSAKHHHGIWPGGEHLHAMPPGEGLFFNLYFMMTGLHGIHVLVGMAVMATIAARMRAGKISGDRYGALEYTGLYWHLVDLVWIFLLPLFYLTN
- a CDS encoding cbb3-type cytochrome c oxidase subunit I; protein product: MSGTNTGPAYTGSYLEDYGSRKGLMAWLTTTDHKRIGIMYMVAMFSFFAVAVALGLLIRLELMNPGMQFVTPRIYNSLFTLHGVIMVFLFIVPGIPAVMGNFILPLQLGADDVSFPKLNLASWYIYMAGALMAVISLFVGGGVPDTGWTFYAPYALRSGTNVSLAVLAAFVLGFSSILTGMNFITTIHRLRAPGMSFFRMPLFCWGLYATAWIQVIATPVIGITLLLVVMERALGIGFFDPARGGDPILYQHLFWIYSHPVVYVMVLPAMGVISEILPTFSGRTIFGYKAIALSSMAIAIVGYVVWAHHMFTTGISDTARWVFSLLTFLVAIPTGIKVFNWMATLYKGSIRIDVPLLYALGFIFLFSIGGLTGLVNGALATDIHVHDTAFIVGHFHYTMFGGAGIGFFAALHYWWPKVWGRSYNRKRALWAWGLIMVGFNTLYFPMLVLGIMGMPRRYADYLPQFHTPHFISTVGSWILVSGLILMFYNLIRAIKHGEKAPDNPWGGTTLEWQTTSPPPQLNFATPPVVTTGPYDHTAVRAAAAREVRS
- a CDS encoding SCO family protein, coding for MMERRFFSKRHGRSVAFALALLAAVPFAAVPARAQLNEEAVEYQEHLGEYIPGDIMLRDEQGQTVALADVIDKPTILMMVYFECPGICTPLLNEVADILGKSRLDPTKQPFQLLAVSFEPNDTSEMARMKRANYLKLVGRPLPEETWRFMTAEQASIDRLAGAVGFRYMRAGSEYTHAGGLVIVAPDRKITRYLLGTEFLPFDFQMGVYEASRGTVMPTTARLMKMCFSYDPEGRTYVFNIVRVTAFVMLSSLAVFVTFLYFTTRRKRRREG
- a CDS encoding 2,3-bisphosphoglycerate-independent phosphoglycerate mutase — its product is MSQESPITAAADTSAPKVVLCILDGVGYRSGPGSEVGNAVIGAHPRFYESLLRDYPFTTLSACGLDVGLPEGQMGNSEVGHLTIGAGRVINQELVRISRSLEEGDFAVRPAWTGFADACLAEGGRLHLLGLVSPGGVHSHTEHLYGIVAEAKKRGFRDIFIHAFLDGRDTDPQSGRGYVAELQQQLDRIGAGRIATVCGRYWAMDRDKRWDRVQRGWNLVVDGTLDAKGHRTTDAVAAIAASYAAGVTDEFMEPTVVTDATGAPLATVRDGDGIFFWNFRADRARELTWAFKQPGFDGFPITRRPRVHYLTMTPYDEKLDLPSIYAPEPIRLGLPEILAQAGLRNLRTAETEKYAHVTYFFNGGREEPWPGEVRRLVPSPKVATYDLQPEMSAPEVAAVLKEACLGSEFDVIVVNFASGDMVGHTGIYEAAVRAIATLDRLLGDVMPPSLARGTTWLVTADHGNCDEMLGPDGEVMTQHSLNRVPFILAGRSFAGKQGILRTDEKAGLADIAPTILQLLGLPQPEVMTGRSLLITAS